The DNA segment GACCTCGTCGGACACCGCCTCGGCGCCGAGCCGGCCTGTGGATGGCGGGACGGTGCCGCCCGCGGGCGGTTTTGGTGATGACCCGCCCGGCCGGTATCCTGATCAGGTTGTCGGGTCAATCCGCGCTCGCCGCGGCCCAGCGACCCGGACCCCACGTACTGATTCAAGGAGTTCTAGATATGGCTGCCGTGTGCGATGTCTGCGGAAAGGGCCCCGGCTTCGGCAAGTCGGTGTCGCACTCCCATCGCCGGACCAGCCGTCGGTGGAATCCGAACATCCAGCCCGTGCGCGCCGTGACCCACCCGGGTGGAAACAAGAAGCGCGTCAACGTGTGCACCTCCTGCCTCAAGGCCGGCAAGGTCTCTCGCGGCTGACCGTCCCTGGTTGAGCCCGGCCCCGCCCGGGTAGCCCGGCGGCATGTCCTCCCGCGAGAAGAGTAGGTCTGCCCTGTTCGCCGCCACCGCGGCGGTCGCCGTCGGTGTGCTCGTCACCGCATGCGGCGGCGACTCCGGCGACGGCGGTGAGACGTCCGGCACCGAGACGACGACCACCACGGAGACGACCGTCACCGAGACGACGTCGGTGACGGTCAGCCCGCCCGCCGAGACGACCGCGCCCGGAACGACGGCGCCGGAGACGACCGCCCCGGGTGACGGCACCGTGGAGATCCCGTCGCCGCATGCCATTCCGTCGCCTCCGGCGATCCCCTCGCCTCCCGCGATCCCGTCGCCGCCGGCGATCCCGTCGCCGCCGCCGATCCCGGGCATTCCCTGACAGACCGCGTCCTACGGCAGCCGCCAGTCGATCGGTTCGGCGCCCATCTGCGCCAGCAACTCGTTGGCCCGGCTGAACGGTCGTGATCCGAAGAAGCCGCGCGACGCCGACAGCGGGGACGGGTGCGGCGACTCGATCGCCATGCACGCCTCGCCGGTCAGCATCGGCTTGAGTGTCGCGGCGTCGCGGCCCCACAGCACGGCCACCATCGGCTGCTCCCTGGCCACCAGCGCCCTGATCGCGCATTCGGTCACCGCCTCCCAGCCCTTGCCCCGGTGCGATGCCGGGGTCCCGGGTCGCACCGTCAGCACCCTGTTGAGCAGCAGCACACCGCGCTCCGCCCACGGCGTCAGGTCGCCGGTACTCGGTTGGGGGTAACCGAGGTCGGCGGTGTACTCGGTGAAGATGTTGGACAGGCTGCGCGGGAGCGGACGCACATCGGGGGCCACCGAGAAGCTCAGGCCGACGGCGTGGCCGGGTGTCGGATACGGATCCTGGCCCACGATCAGCACCCGGACCCGGTCGAAGGGGAACGAGAACGCGCGCAACACGTTCGCTCCGGCGGGCAGGTAGCGGTGACCGGCGGCGAGTTCGGCCCTCAGGAACTCCCCCATCTGCGTCACCTGCTCCCGCACGGGCTCCAGCGCCTGCGCCCAGCCCTGGTCGACGAGTTCGGAGAGTGCACGTGCGGTCACGAAAAGCCAACCTAGCGTGCGGTGTTCGTCAGAACGACTGCCAGCCCCGGTTTCCGCGCCAGGTGTCGCCGTCCACCAGCACCTCCGGCGGACCGGCGGCCACCCGGCCGATCACCCGCCACCCGGCCGGTGGCGCGCCGGGGAACGTCGCGACCAGCGCATGGTCCTCCCCGCCGGAGAGCACGAACTCCCACGCATCGCCGCCGACCGCGGCCGCCGCGTCCGCCACCGCGGCATGGTCGGCGCCCAGCGACGCCCGGTCCACGTCGATCCGGCACCCCGACGCATCCGCGATGTGTCCGAGATCGGCCAGCAGCCCGTCGGAGACGTCGGTCATGGCGGTCGCACCGCCATCCGCGGCGACGCGGCCCTGCCCGTAGGGCGGCGCCGGGACGAGATGCCTGCGGCGCAGCGCCTCGAAGTCACGTATGTCATTGCGCCACAACGCATATCCGGCCGGCGACCGGCCCAGCTCACCGGCGACCGCGATGACGTCGCCGGGGCGGGCGCCGTCTCTGCGCACCGGCGCGCGGCCGCCGAGGTCGCCCAGCACGGTCACCGAGATCACCCACTGCGGGGCGCTGACCAGGTCGCCGCCGACGATGCCCGCGCCCATCGCGGCCGCCTCGTGCCACATACCGTCGCTGAGCTGCAGCGCCGAGGCGGCCGGGGTGTCCGCCGGCGCGCCGAACGCGACCACGAAGGCGGTCGCCGCCGCGCCCATCGCCTCCACGTCGGCGGCGTTCTGCGCGATGGCCTTGCGGCCGATGTCATGCGGTGTCGACCAGTCGAGCCGAAAGTGCCTGTCCTCGACCAGCATGTCGGTCGAGACCACGGTCCGGCCGTCACTACTCGACAGCACGGCGGCGTCGTCCCCGGGGCCGATCAGCACCCACGGCGGTTGCACACGCCCGTGCACGAGCGCATCGATCACGGCGAATTCACCGACGTCGGCCATGCTCTCGGCCGGGTCGAACGGGGCCATGTCACCTCCACCCGGCCGCCGTCACGACGCGCAGCACCGGCTCCACCTGCGGTACGTTTGGATCCCCGGATTCTATGGGGCGGGACGGAGGCGAACACGGGTGGTCGAGGCTTTCATGCTGATCCAGACCGAGGTCGGCCGCGCGGAGGTCGTGGCGGCCCGGCTGGCCGAACTGCCCGGTGTGCGGTCCGCGGAGTACGTCACCGGTCCCTACGACGTGGTGGTGCGGGTGGGCGCCGACAACCTCGACGACCTGCGCTCGGGCATCGTCCCGAGCGTGCAGAAGGTCGACGGGATCACCCGGACGCTGACCTGCCCGATCGCCGACGGGGCGCACCCATAGGCTTGTTCGGGTGACCTCCGAGGATCCGCAACGAGCAGCCCGAGACGGCCCGCCGCGGGCGTTGATGATCGCGGCCATCCTGGTGGCTGTCGCGGCGCTCGTGGTCGTCCTCGGCATCGCGGCCGTCCGGCAGGGCCGTCCCGAACAGCAGCCCGTCGCGATCGCGGCGGTGCCTGCCCCGCGCGCCGACAGCCCGGAGTGTCAGGCCCTGCTCGGCAGGCTGCCCGAGGTCCTCGGCGACTTCCGGCGCGCCCCGACGGCCGAACCGACGCCGGTCGGCACCGCGGCCTGGCAGGCCGGTCCGGACACCGAGGCGATCATCCTGCGCTGCGGGCTGGACCGCCCGGTCGACTTCGTGGTGGGCGTCCCGATCCAGATGGTCGACGCGGTGCAGTGGTTCCGGGTCGGAGAAGAGGCCGCACCGGGCAGCAGACAGGAGCCCCAGCAGACCCGCAGCACCTGGTATGCCGTGGACCGCCCGGTGTACGTGGCGCTCACCCTGCCCCAGGATTCCGGTCCGACACCGATCCAGCTGATCTCCCGCGTGCTGACCGAGACGATGCCCGCCCGGCCCGTCACGCCCGGGCCGCCGCGCTAGCGCAGACCCGTCCCGCGGGCCACGGCCGTGTCCACCATCGCCGCGAGCAAGGTGGGATAGTCGACGCCGCTGGCCGCCCACATCCGCGGATACATCGAGATCGTGGTGAATCCGGGCATGGTGTTGATCTCGTTGACGACGGGTCCGTCGTCGGTGAGGAAGAAGTCGACGCGGGCCAGGCCCTGGCAGTCGATCGCGCGGAACGCCCGGATGGCCAGCCTGCGGATCTCGTCGGCGACCTCGTCCTCGACTTTCGCCGGCACGTCGAGTTCGGCGCCGTCGTCGAGGTATTTCGTCGCGAAGTCGTAGAACCCGTCCTCGCGGCCGCGCACCCCGGCGACCCGGATCTCGCCGACCGTGCTGGCCTCGAGACGGCCGTCGGGGTACTCCAGGACGCCGCACTCGAGCTCGCGGCCCGGTATGCCGGCCTCGACGATCACCTTGGGGTCGTGCCTGCGGGCCAGGTCGATCGCGGCGGGCAGCTCGGTCCAGTCCGCGACCCGGCTGACCCCGATCGACGATCCGCCGCGGGCGGGTTTGACGAAGACGGGCAGACCGAGGCGCTCCCGTTCGTCGAGTGTCATGTCGGCGCGCCCGGGGCGCAGCACCACGTGGTCACCCACCGGAAGGCCCTCGGCGAGCAGCAGCTTCTTCGTGAACTCCTTGTCCATCCCCGCGGCGCTGGCCAGGACGCCGGCGCCGACGTAGGGCACCCCGGCGAGTTCCAGGAGACCCTGGATCGTGCCGTCCTCGCCGTAGGGTCCGTGCAGTACCGGGAACACCACGTCGACGGCCGCGAGCACCTCCCCTGCCGCCGCCGGGCTCAGCGACACGAGCTCACCCCGGCGGCCGGGGTCGGCCGGCAGCGCGAGCGCCGTTCCGGAGGCCGCGCTCACCTCGGGCAGCCGCCCGTCGGTGATGGCCAGGGTGTCCGGGCTGGCGTCGGTGAGCACCCAGGAACCGTCCGGGGTGATGCCGACGGCGACCACGTCGAAGCGGTCCGGGTCGAGATTGCGCAGGATGCTGCCCGCGGAGACGCAGGAAATGGCGTGCTCGGAGCTGCGCCCGCCGTAGACGACGGCAACGCGGGTGCGCTGGTTGCGGGCGATCACAGTCTGCAGAGGCTACCGTCCCGGCCGCGCCCGGCACGATTCGATATCAGTCGAGGGCGGCGCTGAGGTCGGCGATCAGGTCGTCGGTGTCCTCGATGCCCATGGACAGCCGGGCGAATCCGTCGGACACCGGATCGCCCCACCGGGCGCGACGGTCGATCGAGGTGTGGATGCCGCCGAAGCTGGTCGAGGCGACCAGCAGTGCGCTGCGCTCGACGAGTCTGTGCACGGCCGCG comes from the Mycolicibacterium litorale genome and includes:
- the rpmB gene encoding 50S ribosomal protein L28, with the protein product MAAVCDVCGKGPGFGKSVSHSHRRTSRRWNPNIQPVRAVTHPGGNKKRVNVCTSCLKAGKVSRG
- a CDS encoding uracil-DNA glycosylase, yielding MTARALSELVDQGWAQALEPVREQVTQMGEFLRAELAAGHRYLPAGANVLRAFSFPFDRVRVLIVGQDPYPTPGHAVGLSFSVAPDVRPLPRSLSNIFTEYTADLGYPQPSTGDLTPWAERGVLLLNRVLTVRPGTPASHRGKGWEAVTECAIRALVAREQPMVAVLWGRDAATLKPMLTGEACMAIESPHPSPLSASRGFFGSRPFSRANELLAQMGAEPIDWRLP
- a CDS encoding thiamine-phosphate kinase, yielding MAPFDPAESMADVGEFAVIDALVHGRVQPPWVLIGPGDDAAVLSSSDGRTVVSTDMLVEDRHFRLDWSTPHDIGRKAIAQNAADVEAMGAAATAFVVAFGAPADTPAASALQLSDGMWHEAAAMGAGIVGGDLVSAPQWVISVTVLGDLGGRAPVRRDGARPGDVIAVAGELGRSPAGYALWRNDIRDFEALRRRHLVPAPPYGQGRVAADGGATAMTDVSDGLLADLGHIADASGCRIDVDRASLGADHAAVADAAAAVGGDAWEFVLSGGEDHALVATFPGAPPAGWRVIGRVAAGPPEVLVDGDTWRGNRGWQSF
- a CDS encoding Lrp/AsnC ligand binding domain-containing protein; the encoded protein is MVEAFMLIQTEVGRAEVVAARLAELPGVRSAEYVTGPYDVVVRVGADNLDDLRSGIVPSVQKVDGITRTLTCPIADGAHP
- a CDS encoding DUF3515 domain-containing protein produces the protein MIAAILVAVAALVVVLGIAAVRQGRPEQQPVAIAAVPAPRADSPECQALLGRLPEVLGDFRRAPTAEPTPVGTAAWQAGPDTEAIILRCGLDRPVDFVVGVPIQMVDAVQWFRVGEEAAPGSRQEPQQTRSTWYAVDRPVYVALTLPQDSGPTPIQLISRVLTETMPARPVTPGPPR
- a CDS encoding D-alanine--D-alanine ligase family protein, which codes for MIARNQRTRVAVVYGGRSSEHAISCVSAGSILRNLDPDRFDVVAVGITPDGSWVLTDASPDTLAITDGRLPEVSAASGTALALPADPGRRGELVSLSPAAAGEVLAAVDVVFPVLHGPYGEDGTIQGLLELAGVPYVGAGVLASAAGMDKEFTKKLLLAEGLPVGDHVVLRPGRADMTLDERERLGLPVFVKPARGGSSIGVSRVADWTELPAAIDLARRHDPKVIVEAGIPGRELECGVLEYPDGRLEASTVGEIRVAGVRGREDGFYDFATKYLDDGAELDVPAKVEDEVADEIRRLAIRAFRAIDCQGLARVDFFLTDDGPVVNEINTMPGFTTISMYPRMWAASGVDYPTLLAAMVDTAVARGTGLR